A region of Patescibacteria group bacterium DNA encodes the following proteins:
- a CDS encoding 23S rRNA (pseudouridine(1915)-N(3))-methyltransferase RlmH: MLNLKIITIGSVKENYFNDAILEYVKRLKPYAKINFVELKAEAFNDSNKEQVKKIESEKIENALKKCDKKSVFLLDERGSLFDSKEFAKFIDKNQCLIFVIGGSLGFSEELLKKYKKVSLSNLTFLHEMVRVILLEQIYRSITIIHKKNYHH; encoded by the coding sequence ATGTTAAATCTAAAAATTATAACAATAGGTAGCGTAAAAGAAAATTATTTTAATGATGCAATACTAGAATATGTAAAAAGATTAAAACCTTATGCAAAAATAAATTTTGTAGAATTGAAAGCAGAAGCATTCAATGATTCAAACAAAGAGCAGGTTAAAAAAATAGAATCAGAAAAAATAGAAAATGCGCTCAAAAAATGTGACAAAAAATCAGTATTTCTTCTTGATGAAAGAGGATCGCTCTTTGATTCAAAGGAATTTGCAAAATTCATAGACAAAAATCAATGTCTTATATTTGTAATAGGTGGATCGCTTGGATTTAGTGAGGAATTACTAAAAAAATACAAAAAAGTATCTTTATCAAATCTCACTTTTTTACATGAAATGGTAAGAGTAATACTATTAGAGCAAATTTATAGATCTATTACGATAATTCACAAAAAAAATTATCACCATTAA
- a CDS encoding inositol monophosphatase family protein — MNNFKQTAIAAAQKSGKILIEKYKKFERADIKMKSAHEIVTANDILSEKIIISEIKKNFKDHAIFSEEAGKNNFKSDYLWIIDPIDGTTNFSMHNPLWSISIALAYKEEVILGIVYAPILGDLFYAEKGKGAYLNNKKIKVSNINSGKVINTFCHGNKENDIKRAIKYFTRQKLANFDCRQLGSAAIETSYVACGRIESIVIPGVNAYDVASGVIIVREAGGCVTDFKAKEWNLKSRDIIASNGKVHNDILKKVKNL; from the coding sequence ATGAATAATTTCAAACAAACTGCTATTGCGGCTGCACAAAAATCTGGAAAAATATTAATAGAAAAATACAAAAAATTTGAAAGAGCTGATATAAAAATGAAATCAGCTCACGAGATAGTAACTGCAAATGATATTTTGTCAGAAAAAATAATTATTTCTGAAATAAAAAAGAATTTCAAAGATCATGCAATATTTTCAGAAGAAGCTGGAAAAAATAATTTCAAATCAGACTATTTATGGATTATAGATCCAATTGATGGAACTACAAACTTTTCTATGCATAATCCACTTTGGTCAATATCAATAGCTCTTGCATATAAAGAAGAAGTAATATTGGGTATTGTATATGCACCAATACTGGGTGATTTGTTTTATGCTGAAAAAGGAAAGGGAGCTTATTTAAACAACAAAAAAATAAAGGTTTCAAATATAAATTCAGGTAAAGTTATTAATACATTCTGTCACGGAAACAAAGAAAATGATATAAAAAGAGCAATAAAGTATTTTACAAGACAAAAACTTGCAAATTTTGATTGTCGTCAACTCGGAAGTGCTGCAATAGAAACTTCTTATGTGGCCTGTGGAAGAATAGAATCCATTGTAATTCCTGGTGTAAATGCATATGATGTTGCTAGTGGTGTCATTATAGTAAGAGAGGCTGGAGGATGTGTCACAGATTTCAAAGCTAAAGAATGGAATTTAAAAAGTCGGGATATAATAGCTAGTAATGGAAAAGTGCATAATGATATATTAAAAAAAGTAAAAAACTTATAA
- a CDS encoding RNA methyltransferase: MQKIESLENSKIKFLKKLNQKKYREQFSKFSVENFIIIIDAQKSGFDFEELFVTESFIKKNKLKFDLLINNSKNNYEIFIIDEKINKSFSNLETPSGITAIYKRIESKIDFSKKIVYLNNISNPGNMGTILRSALAFGIKNIILDENCVDLYNFKTINSAKDSIFKLNIEFDENLKLLKKIKKQMKIFSTRLEKSSDLKILKKESIFCIVFGNESNGISEKIINLSDDFIKINMTNNIESLNVASSCAIIFHYIYNNSL, encoded by the coding sequence ATGCAAAAAATTGAAAGTTTAGAAAATAGTAAAATAAAATTTTTAAAAAAATTAAATCAAAAAAAATATAGAGAACAATTTTCTAAATTTTCTGTTGAAAATTTTATTATTATAATAGATGCACAAAAATCTGGATTTGATTTTGAAGAATTATTTGTAACAGAAAGTTTTATCAAAAAAAATAAGCTAAAATTTGATTTATTAATAAATAATTCAAAAAATAATTATGAAATATTTATAATAGATGAAAAAATAAATAAGTCTTTTTCAAATCTAGAAACTCCATCTGGAATAACTGCTATTTACAAAAGAATTGAATCAAAAATTGATTTTAGTAAAAAAATAGTTTATCTAAATAATATTAGTAACCCTGGAAATATGGGTACAATACTTCGTTCAGCACTTGCATTTGGTATAAAAAATATAATATTAGATGAAAACTGTGTAGATTTATATAATTTTAAAACAATAAATTCTGCAAAAGATTCTATTTTTAAATTAAATATAGAATTTGATGAAAACCTAAAATTACTCAAAAAAATAAAAAAACAAATGAAAATATTTTCTACGAGATTAGAAAAATCAAGTGATTTGAAAATTTTAAAAAAAGAAAGTATATTTTGTATAGTATTTGGTAATGAATCAAATGGTATAAGTGAGAAAATTATAAATTTATCAGATGATTTTATAAAAATAAATATGACTAATAACATTGAATCATTAAATGTAGCAAGCTCATGTGCTATAATATTTCATTATATTTATAATAATAGTCTTTGA
- a CDS encoding T9SS type A sorting domain-containing protein produces the protein MKTLFCCLLALFTVFAFCTDLRIEVQGDSTMHYQYQIDNVNTIFDLIDSCNIPYSLEYYQEFQTDYLRSFAGNTASGLNGWQYFKNWSIGTTSILETAVSDNDNVLIVYGTDFNHLQGIRPVRISTNVTCINQGENFLIYASYISPTGELLLSETVTIRLLMYGDQYEYFNVQSQNGQISFQINSSGIYELFIDHILGNNQYIRSNTLFVVVQESSDIEDNVQIPVLQVQNYPNPFNESTTIRYSLKSDEIVHIGIYNIKGQLVRTLVDTSQKSGEYKISWNSKNNNDEDVTAGIYFYKISCGKYSSTKKMILMK, from the coding sequence ATGAAAACACTTTTTTGTTGTTTATTGGCCTTGTTTACTGTATTCGCATTTTGTACTGATTTGCGGATAGAAGTGCAAGGGGATAGTACAATGCATTATCAATATCAAATTGATAATGTAAATACAATTTTTGATTTGATTGATTCTTGTAATATTCCATATTCACTGGAATACTATCAGGAATTTCAAACCGACTATTTGAGAAGTTTTGCAGGTAATACTGCTTCAGGACTCAATGGATGGCAATATTTCAAAAACTGGAGCATCGGAACAACTAGTATTTTAGAAACAGCCGTTTCCGATAATGATAATGTGTTGATTGTATACGGAACAGATTTCAATCACTTACAGGGTATAAGGCCAGTCAGGATTTCAACTAACGTAACTTGCATTAATCAAGGCGAAAATTTTTTGATATATGCATCATATATTAGTCCTACGGGGGAATTGCTTTTGTCTGAAACAGTAACTATTCGTTTATTGATGTATGGAGATCAGTACGAATATTTCAATGTCCAATCACAAAATGGACAAATATCTTTTCAGATTAACAGCTCTGGTATATATGAATTATTTATTGACCACATACTTGGAAATAATCAATACATCAGAAGTAATACCTTATTTGTAGTTGTACAAGAATCTTCTGATATTGAAGATAATGTACAAATTCCTGTTTTGCAAGTCCAAAATTATCCTAATCCGTTTAATGAATCAACCACAATTCGCTATTCCTTGAAGTCTGACGAAATTGTTCATATCGGTATATACAATATAAAAGGACAACTCGTTAGAACACTTGTTGACACTTCTCAAAAATCTGGGGAATACAAAATCTCCTGGAATAGTAAAAACAACAATGATGAGGATGTTACTGCTGGAATTTATTTTTATAAAATATCTTGCGGTAAATATTCCTCTACTAAAAAAATGATTTTGATGAAATAA